One part of the Actinomyces howellii genome encodes these proteins:
- a CDS encoding ABC transporter permease, which yields MTTTSASATNPATSPIASTATAAPASIPVAAQVALLLSWQGRRSLPMLPLLVVVQGLMAVAAVIGYGLIVGDPDPTASLYLATGAPAITLVMLGLVMTPQLVSQSRTEGSLDWMRTLPVARGSFLLADLLLWSLLALPGLVLGVLVGAARLDVELSPAWWLLPGSLLVSGTAACIGYATATVLPPPVAQVVSQVLVFIIMLFSPISFPADRLPQWAQDLHQWLPFEQMALVVRAGLCSDQVSMPLRSWAVLTAWALVSVAGAMWALRRRA from the coding sequence ATGACCACGACCTCAGCATCCGCGACGAACCCCGCGACGAGCCCGATCGCCTCGACGGCGACGGCAGCTCCGGCCTCGATACCGGTGGCGGCGCAGGTGGCCCTGCTCCTGAGCTGGCAGGGCCGGCGCAGCCTGCCCATGCTTCCGCTGCTCGTCGTCGTCCAGGGCCTCATGGCGGTGGCCGCGGTCATCGGCTATGGCCTCATCGTCGGTGACCCCGACCCCACGGCGAGCCTCTACCTGGCCACCGGTGCGCCGGCGATCACGCTGGTCATGCTCGGACTCGTCATGACCCCTCAGCTGGTCTCCCAGTCCCGCACCGAGGGGAGCCTGGACTGGATGCGCACCCTGCCGGTGGCGCGCGGCTCCTTCCTCCTGGCCGACCTGCTCCTGTGGTCCTTGCTCGCCCTGCCCGGTCTCGTGCTCGGAGTCCTGGTCGGGGCGGCCCGCCTCGACGTCGAGCTGAGCCCGGCGTGGTGGCTCCTGCCCGGCTCCCTGCTCGTGTCGGGGACGGCTGCCTGCATCGGGTACGCGACGGCCACCGTCCTGCCGCCGCCGGTGGCCCAGGTCGTCTCCCAGGTCCTCGTCTTCATCATCATGCTCTTCTCACCCATCTCCTTCCCGGCCGACCGCCTGCCCCAGTGGGCCCAGGACCTCCACCAGTGGCTGCCCTTTGAGCAGATGGCCCTCGTCGTGCGCGCCGGGCTGTGCTCCGACCAGGTCTCCATGCCCCTGCGGTCCTGGGCCGTCCTGACGGCCTGGGCCCTGGTGTCCGTGGCAGGCGCCATGTGGGCGCTACGACGACGGGCCTGA
- a CDS encoding ubiquitin-like protein Pup produces the protein MSEFAQPSRSRSEDAPPEDDAPVPGPTGPGRGQDLASVLDVIDDVLAVDAQEFVRGFVQKGGQ, from the coding sequence ATGAGTGAGTTCGCCCAGCCCTCCCGCTCCCGCAGCGAGGACGCCCCGCCCGAGGACGACGCCCCGGTTCCCGGCCCCACGGGGCCGGGCAGGGGGCAGGACCTGGCCTCGGTGCTCGACGTCATCGACGACGTGCTCGCCGTCGACGCCCAGGAGTTCGTGCGCGGCTTCGTCCAGAAGGGCGGCCAGTGA
- a CDS encoding TetR/AcrR family transcriptional regulator, translating to MAATDSSDEPQRPGGPEGDALAEVRAATRALNEALGALTRSVADSSVRSGRQAVTGAARSGQAALAGSLEQAAKDLGAASQRLASAGTGSARPRSADTRQRLLAAGRSVFAAKGYEGASVNDIAAAAGFTKGAFYSAFPSKEALLIEIATCELEAADARDLRLPTELADLPVQEVLLQLELCLYALRHQDTGKVLSQGWQRSVVETSRAVARHRGREEPVLKDREDAFMLIATTLLAAIVGPAFDVEGVDQLAAGAYRRILEEPADPTDPTDPTDPTDPTDPTDPADPAEPA from the coding sequence ATGGCTGCCACCGACTCCTCCGACGAGCCTCAGCGCCCGGGAGGGCCCGAGGGGGACGCACTGGCTGAGGTGCGTGCAGCGACCCGCGCCCTCAACGAGGCCCTCGGCGCCCTGACACGCTCGGTGGCCGACAGCTCGGTGCGCTCCGGACGGCAGGCCGTCACGGGGGCGGCGAGATCCGGGCAGGCCGCCCTGGCCGGCTCCCTTGAGCAGGCGGCCAAGGACCTGGGGGCAGCCTCGCAGCGCCTCGCCTCCGCCGGGACGGGTTCTGCGCGTCCCAGGTCCGCCGACACCCGCCAGCGGCTGCTCGCCGCAGGCAGGTCCGTCTTCGCGGCCAAGGGCTACGAGGGCGCCTCGGTCAACGACATCGCGGCTGCTGCGGGCTTCACCAAAGGGGCCTTCTACTCGGCCTTCCCCTCCAAGGAGGCGCTGCTCATCGAGATCGCCACCTGCGAGCTCGAGGCGGCTGACGCCCGCGACCTCCGCCTGCCGACCGAGCTCGCCGACCTGCCGGTTCAGGAGGTCCTCCTCCAGCTCGAGCTGTGCCTGTACGCCCTGCGTCACCAGGACACGGGTAAGGTCCTCAGCCAGGGCTGGCAGCGCTCGGTGGTCGAGACCTCCCGGGCGGTCGCCCGCCACCGCGGGCGCGAGGAGCCGGTGCTCAAGGACCGCGAGGACGCCTTCATGCTCATCGCCACGACCCTGCTCGCCGCGATCGTCGGCCCGGCCTTCGACGTCGAGGGGGTCGACCAGCTCGCGGCAGGCGCCTACCGGCGGATCCTCGAGGAACCGGCAGATCCGACAGATCCGACAGATCCGACAGATCCGACAGATCCGACAGATCCGACAGATCCGGCAGATCCGGCGGAGCCTGCCTGA
- a CDS encoding proteasome accessory factor PafA2 family protein, translating to MTRVTGLETEFGVVCAPVAGAGHGEDVDLPGVERVASLVFRHRPRGYRNDNLFLPNGGRLYLDIGAHPEYATAECVRVRDLVAQDQAGRSMLSQMAQDASASLARLGTPGRVHVLANNTDSAGHTYGCHESYSVPRSLDVEAVLPVLASFLATRPVLVGSGVALTGTPAAHGQGGEDQAWGLSPRAPFLGHLTSADTTGKRALVNTRDEPHADPTAWRRLHVTSADTLMAEPAAGLRSALTLLLLDALEAGEDLSDLVLEAPLRTLSLLGTSPWGAVEATTARGRRLDAVDVQEEFVSRLLTRLEREGVPPALEGADHLVTDLAPRIIVALRRQDASGIDTEVDWAVKRRLMEAHRLRHPQARGPVLEALRTRVDMAFHDLEPSTGLTGPLRSQGALSALCTDEERHRALDHAPATRAALRGRFVRACLERHADFAVSWDSVRLDSPPTTPVDLPDPLASSDERVDALVAKVMALSEEETTWIDPVGRDGLGVPG from the coding sequence GTGACCCGGGTCACCGGGCTGGAGACCGAGTTCGGGGTCGTCTGCGCCCCCGTGGCCGGCGCCGGCCACGGCGAGGACGTGGACCTGCCCGGGGTCGAGCGCGTCGCCTCGCTCGTCTTCCGCCACCGGCCCCGCGGCTACCGCAACGACAACCTCTTCCTGCCCAACGGCGGCCGCCTCTACCTCGACATCGGGGCCCACCCCGAGTACGCCACCGCCGAGTGCGTGCGGGTGCGCGACCTCGTCGCCCAGGACCAGGCCGGGCGGTCGATGCTCAGCCAGATGGCCCAGGACGCCTCGGCCAGCCTCGCGCGCCTGGGCACCCCCGGCAGGGTCCACGTCCTGGCCAACAACACCGACTCGGCCGGGCACACCTACGGCTGCCACGAGAGCTACTCGGTGCCGCGCAGCCTCGACGTCGAGGCGGTCCTGCCGGTGCTGGCCTCCTTCCTGGCCACCAGGCCGGTCCTCGTGGGATCCGGCGTCGCCCTGACCGGGACGCCGGCCGCCCACGGACAGGGCGGTGAGGACCAGGCCTGGGGGCTGTCACCGCGCGCCCCCTTCCTCGGGCACCTCACCTCGGCCGACACCACGGGCAAACGGGCCCTGGTCAACACGCGCGACGAGCCCCACGCCGACCCCACCGCATGGCGTCGCCTGCACGTGACCAGCGCCGACACGCTCATGGCCGAGCCGGCCGCCGGCCTGCGCAGCGCCCTGACCCTCCTGCTGCTCGACGCCCTCGAGGCCGGCGAGGACCTCAGCGACCTCGTGCTCGAGGCACCGCTGCGCACCCTGTCGCTGCTGGGCACGAGCCCCTGGGGCGCCGTGGAGGCCACGACCGCCCGGGGCCGGCGCCTGGACGCCGTCGACGTCCAGGAGGAGTTCGTCTCCAGGCTGCTCACGCGCCTCGAGCGCGAGGGCGTCCCCCCGGCGCTCGAGGGGGCCGACCACCTCGTGACCGACCTGGCCCCGCGGATCATCGTGGCCCTGCGCCGACAGGACGCCAGCGGGATCGACACCGAGGTGGACTGGGCGGTCAAGCGCAGGCTCATGGAGGCCCACCGGCTCCGACACCCCCAGGCACGGGGCCCGGTGCTCGAGGCCCTGCGCACCCGGGTGGACATGGCCTTCCACGACCTGGAGCCGAGCACGGGGCTCACCGGCCCGCTGCGCTCCCAGGGGGCCCTGTCGGCGCTGTGCACCGACGAGGAGCGCCACCGCGCCCTCGACCACGCCCCGGCGACCCGCGCCGCGCTGCGCGGCAGGTTCGTGCGTGCCTGCCTGGAGCGTCACGCGGACTTCGCCGTGTCCTGGGATTCGGTGCGCCTCGACTCGCCCCCGACCACCCCCGTCGACCTGCCCGACCCCCTGGCGAGCAGCGACGAGCGCGTCGACGCCCTCGTGGCCAAGGTCATGGCCCTGAGCGAGGAGGAGACGACCTGGATCGATCCCGTCGGCCGCGACGGACTGGGGGTCCCCGGCTGA
- a CDS encoding Lrp/AsnC family transcriptional regulator, translated as MSSSEVLDRLDHSLIAALRKDGRAPVAELARELGVTRTTVTKRIERLQEHGVIVGFTVQLGHDAAHDVRAICHLAIEGRTMNAAIATLRGMPAVTGLHATNGEWDLIAELTVPTLADVDHTLGRIREITGVHRSETSLLLRSVLV; from the coding sequence ATGTCCTCCTCTGAAGTGCTCGACAGACTCGACCATTCGCTCATCGCCGCGCTGCGCAAGGACGGGCGGGCACCGGTCGCCGAGCTCGCCCGCGAGCTCGGGGTGACGCGCACGACGGTGACCAAGCGCATCGAGCGCCTCCAGGAGCACGGCGTCATCGTCGGCTTCACCGTCCAGCTCGGCCACGACGCCGCCCACGACGTGAGGGCCATCTGCCACCTGGCCATCGAGGGCCGCACCATGAACGCCGCGATCGCCACCCTGCGCGGCATGCCCGCCGTCACCGGCCTGCACGCGACCAACGGCGAGTGGGACCTCATCGCCGAGCTGACCGTGCCCACCCTGGCCGACGTCGACCACACGCTGGGCCGCATCCGGGAGATCACCGGGGTCCACCGCTCCGAGACGAGCCTCCTCCTGCGCTCGGTCCTGGTCTGA
- a CDS encoding ornithine cyclodeaminase — translation MALHPREMKEVAVRFVDVPHMVRWIMQDGPEAVLSGMIDALEADFRRWGSFELRPRVASHSELGVIELMPTADRDTYSFKYVNGHPGNPVRGYQTVAAFGVLAEVSTGYPRLLAEMTVLTALRTAATTGLATRLLARPDASRHALIGAGSQAEFQVLAVNAVRPVEVVTVYDVDPAASIKLRDNLAPYGVEVRVAASAGQAVAGADIITTCTADKRNAIVLHHQDVGPGVHINGIGGDCPGKTELDEEILDMGSVFVEHTEQTRVEGEIQVKDSTFPVTELWEVLDGRRPGRVGPDQVTVFDSVGFAVEDFSALSYLDAALSAPGGERFYEDIDLLAEPADPKNLFALLGEMTAQDLAGREDRSLSPDGQDRGAPGGAFAAGAGRLREVGERLVVEGVRGSGLDILQGSDDELEALLTGSR, via the coding sequence ATGGCGCTCCACCCACGTGAGATGAAGGAGGTCGCTGTGCGCTTCGTCGATGTCCCCCACATGGTGCGCTGGATCATGCAGGACGGACCGGAGGCGGTCCTGTCAGGCATGATCGACGCCCTGGAGGCCGACTTCCGACGATGGGGGTCCTTCGAGCTGCGCCCTCGGGTGGCCTCCCACTCCGAGCTCGGCGTCATCGAGCTCATGCCCACCGCCGACCGCGACACCTACTCCTTCAAGTACGTCAACGGGCACCCGGGCAACCCCGTCCGGGGCTACCAGACGGTCGCGGCCTTCGGCGTCCTGGCCGAGGTGAGCACCGGCTACCCGCGCCTGCTCGCCGAGATGACGGTGCTCACCGCCCTGCGCACTGCCGCGACCACGGGCCTGGCCACCCGCCTCCTGGCCCGCCCCGACGCCAGCAGGCACGCCCTCATCGGTGCCGGCTCCCAGGCGGAGTTCCAGGTCCTGGCGGTCAACGCGGTCCGCCCTGTCGAGGTGGTCACGGTCTACGACGTCGACCCGGCGGCCTCGATCAAACTGCGGGACAACCTGGCGCCCTACGGGGTCGAGGTGCGCGTCGCGGCCTCGGCGGGCCAGGCCGTGGCCGGAGCCGACATCATCACGACCTGCACCGCTGACAAGCGCAACGCGATCGTCCTGCACCACCAGGACGTCGGTCCAGGGGTCCACATCAACGGCATCGGCGGCGACTGCCCGGGCAAGACCGAGCTGGACGAGGAGATCCTCGACATGGGGTCGGTCTTCGTCGAGCACACCGAGCAGACCCGTGTCGAGGGGGAGATCCAGGTCAAGGACTCCACCTTCCCGGTCACCGAGCTGTGGGAGGTGCTCGACGGTCGCAGGCCGGGACGTGTCGGCCCGGACCAGGTGACAGTCTTCGACTCGGTGGGCTTCGCCGTGGAGGACTTCTCGGCACTGAGCTACCTCGACGCCGCGCTGAGCGCGCCCGGCGGAGAGCGCTTCTACGAGGACATCGACCTGCTGGCTGAGCCTGCCGACCCCAAGAACCTCTTCGCCCTCCTCGGTGAGATGACGGCCCAGGACCTCGCAGGGCGCGAGGACCGTTCCCTGTCGCCGGACGGGCAGGACCGCGGGGCTCCTGGCGGTGCCTTCGCGGCGGGGGCCGGGCGCCTCAGGGAGGTCGGCGAGCGCCTGGTGGTCGAGGGCGTCCGAGGGTCGGGCCTCGACATCCTCCAGGGGTCCGACGACGAGCTCGAGGCCCTCCTGACCGGCTCGCGCTGA
- the arc gene encoding proteasome ATPase — protein MSTSGTSGAGLHPDEDSHGHRGGQAAGADGAPVGPEVSARLRELTEHAGVLTRKNTHLANALRAARTEIVALHDDLEALQRPPLAHAIVLAVDATERTADVALGGRRHRVGIGPGIVASSLSPGDDVVLNEHLVATATAPAPLHGEVVTVKETYDDSTVLVLARHDEEQVLTLSGALAHARPRVGDALVADLAARIALRPVVRAEVEELLLEEVPDIGYEDIGGLGGQIELIRDAVELPFLHPDLFREHRLTPPRGVLLYGPPGCGKTLIAKAVAASLGRGQDGASSLREGAYFLNIKGPQLLDKYVGETERRIRVIFARAREKAATGVPVVVFFDEMDSLFRTRGSGRSSDVETTVVPQLLAEIDGVDELDNVVIIGATNREDMIDPAIMRPGRLDVKIHVGRPDAEGAREILATYLTADLPLREDLLADRGGAQAAVDGLIDMVVEMLYARCPATELVELTRADGQVEVLHVADLVSGAMLANIVDRAKKAAVKELVVTGVRGLAEAHLRAAVADEIAENEGLHSTVHPDDWARVSGRRGVPVVSMRVLRRPGPPEARALPGERVQEPTPADDSRKDTP, from the coding sequence ATGAGCACGTCTGGTACCTCGGGTGCCGGGCTCCACCCGGACGAGGACAGCCACGGGCACCGTGGCGGGCAGGCCGCAGGGGCCGACGGCGCGCCGGTCGGCCCGGAGGTCTCGGCCCGCCTGCGCGAGCTGACCGAGCACGCCGGGGTCCTCACCCGCAAGAACACCCACCTGGCCAACGCCCTGCGCGCGGCGCGCACCGAGATCGTCGCCCTCCATGACGACCTCGAGGCGCTCCAGCGCCCGCCGCTCGCCCACGCCATCGTCCTGGCCGTCGACGCCACCGAGCGGACCGCCGACGTCGCCCTGGGCGGTCGACGCCACCGGGTGGGCATCGGCCCGGGCATCGTCGCCTCCAGCCTCAGCCCCGGGGACGACGTCGTCCTCAACGAGCACCTCGTGGCCACGGCCACCGCCCCCGCGCCCCTGCACGGGGAGGTCGTCACCGTCAAGGAGACCTACGACGACTCCACCGTCCTCGTCCTGGCCCGCCACGACGAGGAGCAGGTGCTCACCCTGTCCGGGGCCCTGGCCCACGCCCGCCCGCGAGTGGGCGACGCCCTCGTGGCCGACCTCGCCGCACGCATCGCCCTGCGCCCGGTCGTGCGCGCCGAGGTCGAGGAGCTCCTCCTCGAGGAGGTCCCCGACATCGGCTACGAGGACATCGGAGGCCTGGGCGGCCAGATCGAGCTCATCCGTGACGCCGTCGAGCTTCCCTTCCTCCATCCCGACCTCTTCCGCGAGCACCGGCTCACGCCTCCGCGCGGCGTCCTGCTCTACGGTCCGCCGGGATGCGGCAAGACCCTCATCGCCAAGGCCGTGGCGGCCTCGCTGGGCCGGGGCCAGGACGGTGCGAGCAGCCTCCGCGAGGGCGCCTACTTCCTCAACATCAAGGGCCCCCAGCTGCTTGACAAGTACGTCGGGGAGACCGAGAGGCGCATCCGCGTCATCTTCGCCCGCGCCCGGGAGAAGGCGGCCACCGGTGTCCCGGTCGTCGTCTTCTTCGACGAGATGGACTCCCTGTTCCGCACCCGCGGCTCGGGGCGGTCCTCCGACGTCGAGACCACCGTCGTCCCCCAGCTGCTCGCCGAGATCGACGGCGTCGACGAGCTCGACAACGTCGTCATCATCGGCGCCACGAACCGGGAGGACATGATCGACCCCGCCATCATGCGTCCGGGTCGCCTCGACGTGAAGATCCACGTCGGTCGCCCCGACGCCGAGGGAGCCAGGGAGATCCTGGCCACCTACCTGACGGCCGACCTTCCCCTGCGCGAGGACCTGCTCGCCGACCGCGGCGGGGCCCAGGCGGCCGTTGACGGCCTCATCGACATGGTCGTCGAGATGCTCTACGCCAGGTGCCCCGCCACCGAGCTCGTCGAGCTCACCCGTGCCGACGGACAGGTCGAGGTCCTCCACGTCGCCGACCTCGTCTCGGGGGCCATGCTCGCCAACATCGTGGACCGGGCCAAGAAGGCCGCGGTCAAGGAGCTCGTCGTCACCGGGGTCCGCGGCCTGGCCGAGGCCCACCTGCGTGCCGCCGTCGCCGACGAGATCGCCGAGAACGAGGGGCTGCACTCCACGGTGCACCCCGATGACTGGGCGCGAGTGTCGGGACGGCGCGGCGTGCCGGTCGTCTCGATGCGCGTCCTGCGCCGTCCCGGGCCCCCAGAGGCCCGGGCGCTGCCCGGCGAGCGGGTGCAGGAGCCCACCCCAGCAGATGACTCGAGGAAGGACACCCCATGA
- the proC gene encoding pyrroline-5-carboxylate reductase: MTTYGFIGAGNMAGAIVEGMVAAGRSAEVLVWSAHGSAAALAERTGVALAASGPDLVALADVVVLAVKPHVVPTVLAGLQEALDAARPLVVSVAAGLSTSRLESLLPDGARVVRAMPNMAAGVRESMTALATGAAASQEDLEAVAGLMSEVGSTMVLAEKDFSAFIALAGSSPAFVFTFVEALARAGVEAGIPKAQAVEIVAQAVLGSARTVQVEARRRRETGQGRTPADLVDAVCSPGGTTVAGVVAMERAGFSSALIEGARATRARDLELS; this comes from the coding sequence ATGACGACCTACGGCTTCATCGGTGCGGGCAACATGGCGGGCGCGATCGTGGAGGGGATGGTCGCGGCCGGGCGGTCCGCGGAGGTGCTCGTGTGGAGCGCCCACGGCTCGGCGGCGGCACTGGCCGAGCGCACCGGGGTGGCTCTGGCCGCCTCCGGTCCGGACCTGGTCGCCCTGGCCGACGTCGTCGTCCTGGCGGTCAAGCCCCATGTCGTGCCGACGGTCCTGGCAGGGCTCCAGGAGGCGCTCGACGCCGCTCGCCCCCTCGTCGTGTCGGTCGCAGCCGGACTGAGCACGAGCCGCCTGGAGTCGCTCCTTCCCGACGGCGCCCGCGTCGTGCGCGCCATGCCGAACATGGCCGCCGGGGTGCGCGAGTCGATGACCGCGCTGGCCACCGGCGCCGCCGCCTCCCAGGAGGACCTGGAGGCGGTGGCGGGGCTCATGTCAGAGGTCGGGAGCACGATGGTGCTCGCCGAGAAGGACTTCTCCGCCTTCATCGCCCTGGCGGGCTCCTCCCCCGCGTTCGTGTTCACCTTCGTCGAGGCCCTGGCGCGCGCCGGCGTCGAGGCCGGGATCCCCAAGGCGCAGGCCGTCGAGATCGTCGCCCAGGCGGTCCTCGGCTCGGCGCGCACGGTGCAGGTCGAGGCGCGCCGACGTCGGGAGACCGGGCAGGGTCGCACCCCCGCCGACCTCGTCGACGCCGTGTGCTCCCCCGGGGGCACGACCGTCGCGGGTGTCGTGGCCATGGAACGTGCGGGATTCTCCTCCGCCCTCATCGAGGGCGCCAGGGCGACGAGGGCCCGCGACCTCGAGCTTTCCTGA
- a CDS encoding ABC transporter ATP-binding protein — protein MNEVLRIENLSKTYGSGARAVHANDDVSLSVDAGRVVGLLGHNGAGKTTLVNQVVGLVRPDAGRVRLDGIDAVARPDLARRCASVQAQANVPISGLTPAKAIELVGRLRGASRSRARSSARRLIEALDLGPWARTPAQRVSGGVARLTAFAMCAVEPGRLVVLDEPTNDVDPVRRRLLWGQIRALADRGTAVLLVTHNVREAERAVDDLVVLNHGRVIARGAPDELVARHGSSFVMELTVPDGRRLSPPEQLVALRDTGRRQAFGVAEDRTAQAVAWAAGLRAQGVVERYALEAVGLEDVYVRLTSTAGAEGLAPLPTTSVTSKEPA, from the coding sequence ATGAACGAGGTCCTCCGCATCGAGAACCTGAGCAAGACCTACGGCTCGGGAGCCCGCGCCGTGCACGCCAACGACGACGTCTCCCTGAGCGTCGACGCCGGCCGCGTCGTCGGGCTCCTGGGTCACAACGGCGCGGGAAAGACGACCCTGGTCAACCAGGTCGTCGGCCTGGTCCGGCCCGACGCGGGCCGAGTCCGGCTCGACGGGATCGACGCCGTCGCCCGCCCCGACCTCGCGCGCCGCTGCGCCAGCGTCCAGGCCCAGGCCAACGTCCCGATCTCCGGCCTGACGCCCGCCAAGGCGATCGAGCTCGTCGGGCGTCTGCGGGGCGCCTCCCGCTCCCGTGCCAGGTCGTCGGCGCGCCGGCTCATCGAGGCCCTCGACCTGGGTCCCTGGGCGCGGACACCCGCCCAGAGGGTCTCCGGGGGAGTCGCCCGCCTGACCGCCTTCGCGATGTGCGCCGTCGAGCCCGGGCGCCTGGTCGTCCTCGACGAGCCGACCAACGACGTCGACCCGGTCAGACGGCGCCTCCTGTGGGGCCAGATCCGCGCCCTGGCCGACCGGGGCACGGCGGTCCTGCTCGTCACGCACAACGTCCGCGAGGCCGAGCGGGCCGTCGACGACCTCGTCGTGCTCAACCACGGGCGGGTCATCGCCCGAGGCGCCCCCGACGAGCTCGTCGCCCGCCACGGATCCTCCTTCGTCATGGAGCTGACCGTGCCCGACGGCCGGAGGCTGAGCCCGCCCGAGCAGCTCGTCGCGCTGCGCGACACCGGACGGCGACAGGCCTTCGGCGTCGCGGAGGACCGCACGGCCCAGGCCGTCGCCTGGGCGGCGGGCCTGCGGGCTCAGGGCGTCGTCGAGCGCTACGCCCTTGAGGCCGTCGGACTGGAGGACGTCTACGTCCGCCTCACCTCAACCGCCGGGGCCGAGGGCCTAGCCCCCCTGCCCACCACCTCCGTCACGAGCAAGGAGCCGGCATGA